The following are encoded together in the Novipirellula caenicola genome:
- the ccoG gene encoding cytochrome c oxidase accessory protein CcoG, whose translation MNDAKQLPVISGSESTNSSMLESPDHVLSTLEKDGSRRWLRPTLSTGFWWKWRRWIAYGLVAFFVVLPHVRIGGLPPILLDVPARRFVFLGHVFLPTDTLLLALVMLGVFLTIVLATALTGRIWCGWACPQTVYMEYLFRPIDRWFEGTVGKGGQAKRPIEGWRRIARWAVYVVLCMFLAHTFLAYFVGTDRLAQWIRSSPIEHPAAFMVMGVTTGLMLFDFLFFREQLCLIACPYGRFQSVMLDRQSMIVAYDTKRGEPRKRGKHVAGDGAGDCVDCHQCVRVCPTGIDIRDGLQLECINCTQCIDACDDVMTKVGKPTGLIRYSSQDALDGKQLKFFRFRTVAYPMLLVAVGIGFLAVLSTKYAFDARLIRGKGNPFHRHVTGNVSNQFRLRLVNRSNEPREYTVEVVKPESAIIREIGDDSPKLDSNATELVPLVVEVPGEVFGPGGNVAGELRIRDDAGNERTLKMQLLGPRR comes from the coding sequence ATGAATGATGCAAAACAGTTGCCGGTGATTTCAGGCAGCGAATCAACCAACAGCAGCATGCTCGAGTCACCCGATCATGTGCTTAGCACGCTTGAAAAAGACGGTTCACGGCGCTGGCTGCGGCCAACCTTGTCGACCGGGTTTTGGTGGAAATGGCGACGCTGGATCGCCTACGGCTTGGTCGCCTTCTTCGTCGTGTTGCCTCACGTTCGCATCGGAGGATTGCCGCCGATTTTGTTGGACGTGCCGGCCCGACGCTTCGTTTTCTTGGGCCATGTCTTCTTGCCCACCGACACGTTGTTGTTGGCGCTGGTGATGCTGGGCGTGTTTTTGACGATCGTGTTGGCCACCGCGTTGACCGGACGCATTTGGTGTGGTTGGGCCTGTCCGCAAACGGTCTACATGGAATACCTGTTCCGGCCTATCGACCGTTGGTTCGAGGGCACCGTGGGCAAAGGGGGACAAGCCAAACGACCGATCGAAGGTTGGCGGCGGATCGCTCGCTGGGCCGTCTACGTGGTGCTGTGCATGTTTCTCGCCCACACGTTTTTAGCATACTTTGTCGGCACCGATCGCCTTGCCCAGTGGATCCGCAGCTCACCGATCGAACACCCCGCGGCCTTTATGGTGATGGGCGTGACAACCGGCTTGATGCTGTTTGACTTCCTGTTTTTCCGAGAGCAACTCTGCTTGATTGCATGTCCCTACGGACGCTTTCAATCGGTGATGTTGGATCGGCAAAGCATGATCGTCGCCTATGACACGAAACGGGGCGAGCCTCGCAAACGAGGGAAACATGTGGCGGGCGATGGCGCAGGCGACTGTGTCGATTGCCACCAATGCGTTCGCGTTTGCCCGACCGGGATCGACATACGCGATGGATTGCAATTGGAATGCATCAACTGTACCCAGTGTATCGATGCATGCGACGATGTGATGACCAAGGTGGGCAAACCGACGGGGCTGATTCGCTACAGTTCTCAAGACGCCCTGGATGGCAAGCAACTTAAATTCTTTCGCTTTCGCACCGTCGCTTACCCCATGTTGCTTGTGGCGGTGGGCATCGGTTTCCTTGCCGTGTTGTCGACCAAGTACGCGTTTGATGCTCGTTTGATTCGCGGCAAAGGCAACCCGTTTCACCGACATGTGACCGGCAACGTCAGCAACCAATTCCGATTGCGACTCGTCAACCGCAGCAACGAACCGCGTGAATACACCGTCGAGGTGGTGAAGCCTGAGTCGGCGATCATTCGCGAGATCGGTGACGACAGTCCCAAGCTGGACAGCAACGCAACCGAACTTGTCCCGTTGGTGGTCGAAGTTCCGGGGGAAGTGTTTGGCCCTGGAGGCAATGTCGCAGGAGAGCTGCGAATTCGCGATGACGCCGGCAACGAGCGCACCCTCAAAATGCAATTACTAGGTCCACGACGATGA
- a CDS encoding FixH family protein, translated as MIEKTTTTNRMPEFNRIANRNAAIRWGGLVVGLLSLQVAVGVVAIMLATGDPSAAVLPDYYQKSLEWDDHRKSESVSRELGWKLTLVPIPGQHTATLQGVLSDTDGKPIRIASGTIHMYHYARAAEVKTFSIQPNSNGVVVAEDCFSADGLWKIEIDVTNDQDQQFVHSQDMLVTQTQRRLTKGN; from the coding sequence ATGATCGAAAAGACAACCACAACGAACCGCATGCCCGAATTCAACCGCATCGCCAATCGCAACGCCGCCATTCGTTGGGGCGGTTTGGTGGTTGGGCTGTTGTCGTTACAAGTCGCCGTGGGGGTCGTCGCCATCATGTTGGCCACCGGCGATCCGTCGGCCGCAGTCCTTCCCGACTACTACCAGAAATCGCTTGAATGGGATGACCACAGAAAATCCGAAAGCGTCTCACGCGAACTCGGTTGGAAATTGACGTTAGTGCCAATTCCGGGTCAACACACCGCGACGCTGCAGGGCGTTTTGTCCGACACCGATGGCAAACCGATCCGAATCGCATCGGGAACCATCCACATGTATCACTACGCCCGCGCCGCGGAGGTGAAAACGTTTTCGATTCAGCCAAACTCAAACGGCGTGGTCGTTGCCGAAGACTGTTTCTCTGCGGATGGGTTATGGAAAATCGAGATCGACGTCACCAATGACCAAGACCAACAATTTGTCCATTCGCAGGACATGCTCGTCACTCAAACGCAGCGTCGGCTGACGAAGGGAAACTAA
- a CDS encoding sulfite exporter TauE/SafE family protein, with the protein MLTLAMAVMVASLLGSLHCVGMCGPLALWVTGGGSSRATISAYHVGRLSTYLIAGTAAGILGAAVSIGGDMVGFQSAAAKVAGSLLIAVGLFRLAKLHPRFNRPLLSSATTSGPSTVAAVLKRFKPLLDRQTAVSRAYLGGLITTWLPCGWLYLFVLVAAGTGGVLPAVVVMFAFWIGTLPALTTMLVGIHSLTPKLRGMLPIAASVFLIVTGLYTVTGRAAVDVSSLVAPTLGDEITTTSLIDLKDEPLPCCAETVSDGQPSECPCCASTDALSPQTVDP; encoded by the coding sequence GTGTTGACGCTGGCGATGGCGGTGATGGTAGCGAGTTTGCTTGGCAGTCTGCATTGCGTTGGCATGTGCGGACCGCTGGCGCTGTGGGTCACCGGCGGCGGATCAAGCCGGGCGACGATCAGTGCGTACCACGTTGGCCGGCTGAGCACGTATTTGATCGCCGGCACGGCGGCGGGGATTTTAGGAGCCGCCGTTTCGATCGGTGGCGACATGGTCGGTTTCCAATCGGCGGCGGCCAAGGTCGCCGGCAGTTTGTTGATCGCCGTCGGACTGTTTCGCTTGGCAAAATTGCACCCGCGGTTTAACCGCCCGCTGCTGAGTTCGGCAACGACCTCGGGGCCTTCGACGGTCGCCGCGGTGCTGAAGCGATTCAAACCGCTGTTGGATCGGCAAACCGCGGTGTCACGCGCCTACCTAGGCGGCTTGATCACGACTTGGTTACCGTGCGGTTGGTTGTATTTGTTTGTATTGGTCGCTGCGGGAACCGGTGGCGTGTTGCCCGCAGTGGTTGTGATGTTCGCCTTTTGGATCGGGACGCTTCCAGCGCTGACCACGATGTTGGTCGGCATTCACTCGTTGACGCCGAAGCTGCGAGGCATGTTGCCGATCGCGGCGAGTGTGTTTCTGATCGTGACCGGACTTTATACAGTCACCGGTCGTGCGGCGGTGGACGTTTCGAGCTTGGTGGCTCCGACGCTTGGCGATGAAATCACGACAACGTCGCTGATCGATTTGAAAGACGAACCGCTGCCGTGCTGTGCTGAAACGGTTTCTGACGGCCAGCCGAGCGAGTGCCCCTGTTGTGCCAGCACCGATGCCCTCTCACCCCAAACGGTCGACCCATGA
- a CDS encoding heavy metal translocating P-type ATPase encodes MSSTTDPLQTGQTVECVHCGLPAPKPDNDSAPAFCCNGCKGAWELIHGWGLEDYYALRDCGPSETLEDRGRDSFDDLDDPKLLFPSVVKQGIGPNGIELARVRLSIRGLHCAACAWLIEQAPNHVAGWHSASVQMHSRSVELVYDPSVVKLSQLGRLLKTIGYRVVPLDESDERNASNQESRRLLVDVAIAGFCAMNAMWIAVALYAGAFSGIEESQRNLLRFTGVGLGVAAVIFPGRVFLRGAVASIRLRVPHMDLPVALGLSAGVIASIYGLFETSSEVYFDSIATLVFFLLVGRWVQLRQQHSAGRAISALLNLTPNAATRVDEDERLTRVPASEIRPGDIVRVEPGESIPVDGRVVRGQSHLDRSLLTGESRPVAIGVGSDVEAGTENIESVIHVETTAMGEATRLGALSQSVAEAAASKTPIVQLANRVGGWFVSVVMVLAVVTVAAWWHVDPSLAINHSVALLIVACPCALALATPLAIAVAVGRLAERRILVRSGESLEQFSKPGTIFFDKTGTLTQGRMQVTHWFGEAEILQRVQAIESTIGHPIARAIAAYQRNSDVDSITATDVQNRVGVGVEGVVQGRRFTIGSLKLVDQLDLAVCPLEQEQIETILASGSTPILVVVDERIEALFGVSDPLRSEAKQVIAQLRDSGWKVAMLSGDHGSIVREVANRLGIDAKLALGDQSPEQKLAAIQRAKQDGHVVAMVGDGVNDAAALAAADVGVALRGGANASLAAAPILIGNSRLEGIVTLTKTAKRTARSIRQNFAVSIGYNGIAAVLAMTGIISPLIAAILMPISSLTVLTMTLATPVVDAAAADANQSKSSPRTSPPPTMEPVI; translated from the coding sequence ATGAGCTCGACTACGGACCCCCTGCAAACGGGGCAAACGGTCGAGTGTGTGCATTGTGGCTTGCCCGCTCCCAAGCCCGACAATGATTCTGCGCCCGCGTTCTGCTGCAATGGCTGCAAAGGGGCCTGGGAATTGATTCATGGCTGGGGACTCGAGGACTATTACGCACTGCGTGATTGTGGTCCCTCTGAAACGCTCGAGGATCGAGGTCGCGATTCGTTTGACGATCTGGACGATCCTAAACTGTTATTTCCTTCGGTGGTCAAACAGGGGATTGGCCCCAACGGCATCGAATTGGCTCGGGTCCGCTTATCGATCCGCGGGCTGCACTGTGCCGCATGCGCATGGTTAATCGAGCAAGCCCCCAATCATGTCGCCGGATGGCATTCTGCATCGGTGCAAATGCATTCGCGATCGGTCGAATTGGTTTACGATCCGAGCGTTGTCAAACTCAGCCAACTCGGACGGCTGCTAAAAACGATCGGTTATCGCGTGGTGCCGCTTGATGAATCAGACGAACGAAACGCCAGCAACCAAGAGAGTCGGCGGCTGCTTGTCGATGTTGCGATCGCTGGCTTTTGTGCGATGAACGCGATGTGGATTGCGGTGGCGCTATACGCCGGAGCGTTTTCGGGAATCGAGGAATCTCAACGCAATCTGCTGCGGTTCACCGGCGTGGGGCTGGGCGTGGCCGCGGTGATCTTTCCAGGCCGCGTGTTCTTGCGAGGCGCGGTGGCCTCGATTCGCTTGCGAGTACCGCACATGGATTTGCCGGTCGCCCTTGGGTTATCCGCCGGGGTGATCGCCAGCATCTATGGATTGTTCGAGACTTCGTCGGAAGTTTACTTCGATTCGATCGCGACGCTGGTGTTTTTTTTGTTGGTCGGTCGCTGGGTGCAGCTTCGTCAACAGCACTCCGCCGGACGTGCGATTTCAGCCCTCCTAAACTTGACGCCCAATGCGGCCACGCGAGTGGACGAGGATGAAAGGCTGACGCGTGTTCCGGCATCCGAAATCAGGCCAGGCGACATCGTCCGCGTCGAACCTGGAGAAAGCATTCCGGTGGACGGACGCGTAGTTCGAGGACAATCGCATCTCGATCGATCGCTGTTGACCGGGGAAAGTCGACCAGTCGCGATCGGTGTTGGATCGGATGTCGAAGCCGGTACAGAAAACATCGAGTCGGTCATTCATGTGGAAACCACCGCCATGGGCGAAGCCACTCGGCTTGGTGCGCTTTCTCAGTCGGTTGCCGAGGCGGCAGCAAGCAAAACTCCAATCGTTCAATTGGCTAATCGCGTGGGTGGATGGTTCGTCAGCGTGGTGATGGTGCTGGCGGTCGTCACCGTTGCTGCATGGTGGCATGTCGATCCGTCGCTTGCGATCAATCACAGCGTTGCCTTGCTGATTGTCGCCTGTCCCTGCGCGTTGGCGTTGGCCACTCCGCTGGCGATTGCCGTTGCGGTCGGCCGACTTGCCGAACGACGCATCCTGGTTCGCTCGGGTGAATCGCTGGAACAATTCTCGAAACCCGGAACGATCTTTTTCGACAAAACGGGAACGCTCACGCAAGGGCGGATGCAAGTCACACACTGGTTCGGCGAAGCAGAGATTTTGCAGCGAGTGCAAGCGATCGAATCAACCATCGGACATCCGATCGCCCGAGCCATCGCCGCATACCAACGAAACAGCGACGTCGACTCGATCACAGCGACCGACGTGCAAAACCGCGTCGGCGTCGGCGTCGAAGGAGTAGTGCAAGGACGACGTTTCACGATCGGCAGCCTGAAACTGGTCGATCAATTGGACCTCGCCGTATGTCCGCTCGAGCAAGAACAGATCGAAACGATCCTGGCATCCGGGTCCACGCCGATCTTGGTCGTGGTGGACGAACGGATCGAGGCCCTCTTTGGCGTCAGCGACCCGCTGCGCAGCGAAGCCAAGCAAGTCATCGCTCAATTGCGTGATAGCGGATGGAAGGTCGCGATGTTGTCGGGGGACCACGGCTCGATTGTGCGTGAAGTGGCTAATCGATTGGGCATCGACGCCAAGCTCGCCTTAGGGGACCAATCTCCCGAACAAAAGTTAGCGGCGATCCAGCGGGCGAAACAAGACGGGCATGTGGTCGCGATGGTCGGTGATGGCGTCAACGACGCCGCGGCCTTGGCGGCAGCCGATGTCGGGGTGGCACTTCGAGGCGGAGCGAACGCAAGTCTTGCGGCGGCACCGATTTTGATTGGCAACAGCCGGCTCGAAGGCATCGTCACGCTGACGAAGACCGCTAAACGAACCGCTCGTTCGATTCGGCAAAATTTTGCAGTTTCCATTGGCTACAATGGGATTGCCGCGGTGTTGGCGATGACGGGAATCATCAGCCCGCTGATCGCGGCCATCTTGATGCCAATCAGTTCATTGACCGTATTGACGATGACGCTTGCCACGCCAGTCGTCGATGCAGCGGCGGCGGATGCGAATCAATCAAAATCGTCGCCACGAACAAGTCCTCCTCCCACCATGGAACCCGTCATATGA
- the ccoS gene encoding cbb3-type cytochrome oxidase assembly protein CcoS, translating into MSVLTIALPIALLLGGSALVACIWSIRHGQFDDLDSASVRILVDEKRLDDTGPNQTGSGEDGQRGDHR; encoded by the coding sequence ATGAGTGTTTTGACGATCGCGTTGCCGATTGCATTGCTGTTGGGGGGATCGGCGCTGGTGGCCTGCATTTGGTCGATCCGCCATGGGCAATTTGATGATCTCGATTCTGCCTCAGTCCGCATCCTGGTCGACGAGAAACGGCTGGATGATACGGGGCCGAACCAGACCGGCAGCGGCGAGGACGGCCAGCGAGGGGATCATCGGTGA
- a CDS encoding efflux RND transporter permease subunit: MNKPPRMNQKPASVASRLIQFRIGLSLIGLILFAAAWPFSQRLELDRSITAMFSPTDPTLVEYQTLQNSFGGNAVAIMVYPDADLMSNEGLRRSAAIESEVRKIPGVDGVLSPSTLNAAVEKVRPSGFFRSESDVPGLARRDDLVARGIEHLFEGYTHSDNHHLAAVVVMLSPKHPPEAIESLQAIANKLPEQFEAIAEPGVVVGEPVLIHDGFNLIERDGRKLTTVTLILLSIVVLVTLMDLRFVALTGLVVVWSIVVTEATLVLLGLQQSLVSTIMPAIITVIAVAAVLHLGTKFQDAKAKGLSRYDATRRSFSLLIVPILWTCLTDAAGFAALGSSRILPVRQFGAMIAIASIAVFIAIVLFAGVTMMLPELSFGKSLHRMQRRMTRSVSRRCTKIAAAFVSRRKIAVTFALALLGVSVVGTWQAQPETSFLNNFRSDSAIVLAYDKVEQQFGGAGVWDVLLPAPPQLSRDYLKQVLMIEKDLRGIDLDGTKLTKVLSMADAEYVVGKAPLLKFAPPSLRMTGMRATMPEFVDALLNSAETQPRRLRIMLRSEEHLPAEAKTRLIAEVQRIVEEHTQSDAWKTTFTPTAESGSTEAGSSESRPAGSQPIVTGYYVMMSRLVSQLVGDQWRCLGFAGVLVWLLLWIATRSIRLATAALLPNLLPAFVVLATVGWIGGKINMGAAMIAAVSIGLTIDGSVHLLAIYRRYRKHRHPITVAVTHAAGRVGVPILLATCALVFGFSILSTSEFIPTATFGTLVAATLLLGTIVNLTLLPACIALIDRNEAH, encoded by the coding sequence ATGAACAAACCGCCCCGCATGAACCAAAAGCCCGCCAGCGTGGCTTCGCGTTTGATTCAGTTCCGCATTGGATTGTCGCTGATCGGCTTGATCCTGTTTGCCGCTGCGTGGCCGTTTTCACAGCGACTCGAGCTGGACCGCAGCATCACGGCGATGTTTTCGCCCACCGATCCCACGCTGGTCGAATACCAAACGCTGCAAAATTCGTTCGGCGGCAATGCGGTTGCGATCATGGTCTATCCCGACGCCGATTTGATGTCCAATGAAGGGCTGCGGCGAAGCGCCGCGATCGAGTCGGAAGTTCGAAAAATCCCGGGCGTCGATGGCGTTCTATCACCATCAACGCTCAACGCCGCCGTTGAAAAGGTTCGTCCCAGCGGTTTCTTTCGCAGCGAATCGGACGTTCCTGGGTTGGCTCGGCGAGACGACCTTGTCGCTCGCGGTATCGAACATCTGTTCGAAGGCTACACCCATTCCGACAACCACCATCTCGCTGCGGTCGTGGTGATGTTGTCGCCGAAACATCCTCCAGAGGCGATTGAATCGCTGCAAGCAATCGCCAACAAGCTTCCCGAGCAATTCGAAGCGATCGCCGAACCCGGTGTCGTGGTCGGTGAACCGGTGCTGATCCACGATGGTTTCAATTTGATTGAACGGGACGGACGCAAACTGACCACCGTGACGCTGATCCTGCTGAGCATCGTTGTGCTGGTGACCTTGATGGACCTGCGTTTTGTTGCCTTGACCGGATTGGTGGTCGTGTGGTCGATCGTCGTAACCGAAGCGACATTGGTGCTGCTGGGGCTACAACAATCGCTGGTTTCGACGATCATGCCCGCGATCATCACCGTGATCGCGGTCGCAGCGGTGTTGCATCTAGGAACAAAGTTCCAGGACGCCAAAGCCAAGGGGCTCAGTCGCTATGACGCAACACGACGATCGTTTTCGCTATTGATCGTTCCGATCCTGTGGACGTGTTTAACCGATGCCGCCGGGTTCGCGGCGCTGGGGTCATCACGGATCCTGCCGGTGCGTCAATTTGGTGCGATGATCGCCATCGCCTCGATCGCCGTTTTTATCGCCATCGTGTTGTTCGCGGGAGTGACGATGATGTTGCCGGAGTTGAGTTTCGGTAAATCACTGCACCGGATGCAGCGACGAATGACACGCAGCGTCAGCCGGCGATGCACCAAGATCGCGGCCGCGTTTGTGTCACGACGAAAAATCGCGGTCACGTTCGCGCTCGCACTGTTGGGCGTTTCGGTCGTGGGGACATGGCAAGCCCAACCAGAAACCAGTTTTTTGAACAACTTCCGCAGCGATAGTGCGATCGTGCTTGCGTACGACAAGGTCGAGCAGCAGTTCGGCGGCGCGGGGGTTTGGGACGTCCTGTTGCCGGCGCCGCCACAATTAAGTCGCGATTACTTGAAACAAGTCCTGATGATCGAAAAGGACCTGCGTGGCATTGATCTCGATGGCACCAAGTTGACCAAGGTGTTGAGCATGGCGGACGCGGAGTACGTGGTCGGCAAAGCCCCGCTACTGAAATTTGCTCCGCCGTCGCTGCGGATGACGGGCATGCGAGCCACGATGCCAGAGTTTGTCGATGCCCTGCTGAACTCTGCCGAAACCCAACCGCGTCGCTTGCGAATCATGTTGCGAAGCGAAGAACACTTGCCGGCAGAAGCCAAAACACGGCTGATTGCCGAGGTCCAGCGGATTGTCGAAGAACACACGCAAAGCGACGCATGGAAGACCACGTTCACTCCGACTGCCGAATCGGGTTCCACCGAAGCTGGTTCTTCTGAATCACGTCCGGCTGGATCGCAGCCGATTGTTACCGGTTATTACGTGATGATGTCGCGATTGGTATCGCAATTGGTCGGTGACCAGTGGCGATGTCTGGGATTTGCCGGCGTGTTGGTGTGGTTGTTGTTGTGGATCGCCACTCGATCGATTCGGTTGGCGACTGCGGCGTTGTTGCCCAACTTGCTACCTGCGTTTGTGGTCCTTGCGACGGTGGGATGGATCGGGGGCAAGATCAACATGGGCGCGGCGATGATTGCCGCGGTCTCGATCGGATTGACGATCGATGGGTCGGTCCACCTGTTGGCCATCTATCGCCGTTACCGCAAACACCGGCATCCGATCACGGTGGCGGTCACGCACGCAGCCGGACGCGTCGGAGTCCCTATCTTGCTGGCGACCTGTGCGTTGGTTTTCGGGTTCAGCATCTTGTCGACCAGCGAATTCATTCCGACCGCCACGTTTGGCACGCTGGTCGCCGCCACCTTGTTACTTGGGACGATCGTCAATTTGACGCTGCTGCCTGCCTGTATCGCGTTGATCGATCGCAATGAAGCTCATTAG
- a CDS encoding DUF1559 domain-containing protein, producing MKQPSPTPNRPKTDGFTLVELLVVIAIIGVLVGLLLPAVQAAREAARRMSCSNNFKQIGLGIHNYHSAYNQLPINMTGTDAAGSGNGADQNNMVLSWLVGLTPFVEQQAMWEQISNGVDSEGDQYQPMGPSPWFAGFAPWASDIPSFRCPSDPGIGLPALGRTNYAACLGDNPRMSHDGGKNRSGFYDWSGNDAWPGWNAENDAWARTTSDLSQVPAWVRGSNRGMFWNRHSTRFRDTLDGLSNTIAAGEIATSLGNKEIIADMANSVHYASLFTPSRCTNLADPERPQHYPASQSVLNGSSRERGYRWADGRLPFASVHTVLPPNGASCITSGGDGGQGISTIASRHQGGAHVLMGDGAVKFITDSIDAGNSDADPVQKGEQSPYGLWGSLGSRAARETISEEF from the coding sequence ATGAAACAACCATCCCCTACCCCGAATCGACCCAAAACCGACGGTTTTACGCTGGTCGAGCTACTTGTCGTGATTGCCATCATCGGAGTATTGGTCGGGCTGCTGTTGCCCGCCGTGCAAGCGGCACGTGAAGCCGCACGCCGCATGAGCTGCAGCAATAATTTCAAACAAATCGGTCTTGGAATTCACAACTATCATTCGGCCTACAACCAGCTGCCGATCAACATGACCGGAACCGATGCAGCGGGAAGCGGTAACGGAGCCGACCAAAACAATATGGTCTTGAGCTGGCTTGTCGGTCTGACTCCCTTCGTCGAACAACAAGCAATGTGGGAGCAGATTTCGAATGGAGTCGACTCCGAGGGCGACCAATACCAACCGATGGGACCTTCGCCATGGTTTGCGGGTTTCGCCCCTTGGGCGTCGGACATTCCATCGTTCCGTTGTCCGAGTGATCCCGGCATTGGCTTGCCAGCGTTGGGCCGAACCAATTACGCCGCGTGCCTTGGCGACAACCCACGCATGAGCCATGACGGCGGAAAAAATCGTAGCGGCTTCTACGATTGGTCGGGTAACGATGCATGGCCAGGCTGGAACGCCGAAAACGATGCATGGGCCAGAACGACCAGCGACTTGAGCCAAGTTCCCGCGTGGGTCCGTGGCAGCAACCGAGGAATGTTCTGGAACCGCCACTCGACCCGGTTCCGCGACACGCTCGACGGCCTTTCCAATACCATCGCCGCCGGTGAAATTGCAACCAGCCTGGGGAATAAAGAGATCATCGCCGACATGGCCAACAGCGTTCACTACGCCTCGCTGTTCACCCCCAGCCGGTGTACCAATTTGGCGGATCCCGAACGCCCGCAGCACTACCCCGCATCGCAATCCGTGCTCAACGGAAGTTCACGGGAACGCGGATATCGCTGGGCTGACGGACGTTTGCCCTTTGCCAGTGTGCATACGGTGCTTCCGCCTAACGGCGCCAGCTGTATCACCAGCGGTGGCGACGGAGGCCAAGGTATCTCGACCATCGCAAGCCGCCACCAAGGTGGTGCACATGTGCTGATGGGCGATGGAGCGGTCAAGTTCATCACCGATTCGATCGACGCAGGCAACAGCGATGCTGATCCTGTGCAAAAGGGAGAGCAAAGCCCCTACGGTCTCTGGGGATCCCTCGGCTCGCGTGCCGCCCGAGAGACCATCTCGGAAGAATTCTAA